The genomic DNA CAATGGCCTTTAACAACAAAGGAGCCATCTGGCTGCAAGACAATTCGCAGACTCGAAACCCCTATTTCGGTTCCACCATGCTGCAATGTGCAGACCGGACTGAATTGATTGCCGGTGAGAAACCCGATGCTGCGGAGGCGATTTCCAAAGACGAAGAATAAGAGAGAGAAACCTGTTCAATCGTTCTGCTTTCTTCGAGACACTTTTGCTGAAATCAAATCATGAACACTGATCGCGACAACAAGTCATCGACGACTGAGCTACCACCTGCGACGGGCACTCAAGGTTCCAGTTCCTTCCTTGATGGCATTATTCGCTTCTGTCTCGATAACAAACTCGTCGTTGCGCTCCTGGTGATGGGAGTTATCGGGTGGGGTGTCCTCGTGGCTCCGTTTGACTGGGAAGTTGGTGGGCTCCCACGAGATCCGGTCCCCGTCGATGCAATTCCCGACATTGGCGAGAATCAGCAGATCGTCTTCACGGAATGGATGGGCCGCTCGCCACAGGATGTGGAAGACCAGATTGGATATCCACTGACAGTTTCTCTTCTCGGGTTGCCCGGAGTCAAAACAGTCCGCAGCTATTCGATGTTCGGCTTCTCGTCAATCTATATTATTTTTGACGAAGAAATCGACTTCTACTGGTCACGCAGCCGCGTGCTCGAAAAACTGAACAGCTTATCCTCGGGAACCTTGCCTGAGGGAGTGCAACCGACACTCGGACCTGACGCAACCGCTCTAGGACAAATTTACTGGTACACGCTAGAAGGTCGAGACCCAGAGGGAAACCCTGTCGGAGGATGGGACCTTCATGAACTGCGAACCGTTCAGGACTGGTATGTTCGCTACTCACTCATGTCTGCCGAAGGAGTGAGTGAAGCAGCGTCCGTCGGCGGCTTCGTCCAAGAATACCAGATCGATGTTGATCCGGATGCCATGCGTGCGTTCAGGGTCGGATTGGATGACATCTTCAACGCAGTTCGCATGTCCAACGTGGATGTCGGTGCGCGGACGATCGAAGTCAATCGAGCCGAGTATGTGATTCGTGGTTTAGGCTTTATCAAGCAAGTCAGCGACATTGAAAAGAGTGTCATCAAGTCGAACGATAATGTTCCTGTCTACATTAAGGATGTCGCTCATGTCTCCCTGGGGCCTGCTCTACGCCGTGGGATGCTCGACAAGGGAGGTGCTGAGTCTGTTGGAGGCGTGGTCGTTGTCCGCTACGGCTACAATCCACTGGAGGCGATTAAGCACGTCAAGGATAAGATCGCTGAGATTTCTCCCGGACTGCCTACGAAGGCAGTTGTGAACTATGCAATCGTTTCACGTTCGGAGGTGACGAACTTTGCCGCATCGCATGACTTCACAGCCTACGTCGATGCTGATCTGAACCAGGAGGCATGGTTGCAGTGGTTGCGTGCAAATGAGCGAGCAAGTTGGCCAGACTGGATCACGACTAGTCAAGTCACCCTGGTGCCGTTTTACGACCGGGCGGGCCTGATCAATGAAACACTAGGAACGTTAAATTCAGCTCTGTTCGAAGAAATTCTGGTCACGATCATCGTTGTGATTATCTCGGTGGTTCATTTACGAAGTTCGTTTTTGATCAGCGCGCTATTGCCATTAGCAGTGTTGATGTGCTTTATCGCTATGAAAACGTTTGGCGTGGACGCCAACATTGTGGCTCTCTCGGGAATCGCGATTGCCATTGGCACGATGGTCGATATGGGGGTCGTGCTATGCGAAAATATTCTCAGTCATTTGGACGAAGCGGATCCCAAAGCCGACCGAAAAGAGGTGATCTTCAAAGCGACAAGTGAAGTGGCCGGTGCTGTTCTCACCGCTGTTTCAACAACTGTGGTCAGCTTTCTCCCTGTTTTTACGATGACGGCGGCGGAAGGTAAATTATTCCGTCCATTGGCGTTTACGAAAACATTTGCGCTGCTCGCCTCGGTGATTGTCGCCCTCACGGTCATTCCTCCGGTCGCACATGTCCTGTTCGCTGGGCAACTCAGTTCCGAGAAGCTGAAACGATATCTGTTTGCATCTTTGATCATCGCAGGATTTGTAGCGATGATCTGGCTCCCCTGGTGGGTGGGCACAATCCTGATTGCAATATCGGTCTGGCATCTCTTGGAAAAACAAATGCCTGCTGGCACTCGTAAGTACGGACCGTGGCTCGCCAATGGACTCGCTGTGATTGTCGTGGGACTGTTATTGACGGAATCATGGTTACCACTCGGACCAGAGAAAGGGATGCTGCGAAACCTGATTTTTGTCGGCGTATTGATTGGCAGTTTGATGCTGTTCTTTCAACTGTTTCAACGGGTGATTTATGCTCCACTTTTAGGGTGGTGCTTGCGTCATAAAATATTATTTTTGTCCGTTCCCACTACCTTTTTACTCATGGGGGGAAGTGCATGGCTAGGGTTTGAACGTCTCTTTAGCGTGGTCCCTTGGGCAGTCAGTAAAGTGGGCGGTGATTCTGTCGCGGTGCATGAATCGCGAATCTGGACAGCGGGCAGCGACTTGCTACCGGGACTTGGAAAAGAGTTCATGCCCCCCTTGGACGAAGGTTCATTTTTATATATGCCAACGACGATGCCGCACGCCTCCATTGGCGAAGTCTCGCAGGTCCTCCAGCTACAGAACAAAGCTCTCATGGCGATTCCGGAAGTGGAATCTGCCGTCGGGAAACTTGGCCGTGTCGAGAGTGCCTTGGATCCAGCCCCGGTCTCCATGATCGAAACGATTATCAATTACAAATCGGAGTACATGACCGACAAAGATGGGCACCGCATCGACTTTGCCTACGACGAAGAGACGGAAGATTATCTTCATGATGAGAACGGAGAGTTGATTCCTGATCCAGCAGGTCGTCCTTACCGAGTTTGGCGTGAGCACATTAAAACTCCAGATGATATCTGGCAAGAAATTGTAAAGGCTGCCGAAGTGCCGGGAACGACTTCTGCACCAAAGCTTCAGCCCATCGCAGCCAGAATTGTGATGTTGCAAAGTGGAATGCGTGCACCAATGGGGATCAAGATCAAGGGACCCGATCTGGAAACCATTGAGAAGGTGGCGCTCGATATGGAGCGATTCCTGAAACAGGTTCCGGATGTTGAAGCTTCCGCTGTCATCGCTGATCGTGTCGTCGGGAAGCCGTACATTGAAATCGCAATTGATCGAGACGCAAGCGCTCGATATGGAATCATGATTCGTAAAGTTCAGGATGTCATTGAAGTCGCAATCGGTGGGCGCCGCGTGACGACGACTGTCGAAGGGCGCGAACGTTATCCCGTCCGTATTCGCTATCAACGCGAACTTCGAGACTCACCTGAGCAACTGGGACGCATCCTCGTCGATGCTCCTGATGGGACACAAATCCCGCTTGAGCAGCTTGCGAAAATCAATTTCGTACGTGGACCTCAAGTGATTAAGAGCGAAGATACATTCCTGATTGCATATGTCCTGTTCGATATGCGTCCGGGCAACGCTGAGGTGGATGTTGTCGAACAGGCACAACATTATTTACAAGCTAAAATCGACAACGGTGAACTCTCGTTGCCCTCTGGGGTCAGCTATACGTTTTCTGGAAATTATGAAAACCAAATCCGGTCCCAAAAGACATTGGCAATTGTCTTGCCTGTGGCGCTCTTTGTGATATTCCTGATTCTGTATCTCCAGTTCAAAGACTCCCTGACAACCTCCATCGTCTTCAGTGGGATCATCGTCGCCTGGGCAGGCGGGTTCATCATGATCTGGCTCTATGGACAACCGTGGTTTCTAGACTTCAGCATCTTTGGCACCAACATGCGAACTCTGTTTCAAGTCCAACCGATCAATCTCAGCGTGGCGATCTGGGTCGGTTTCCTAGCTCTCTTCGGTATCGCCAGCGACGACGGAGTCGTGATCTCAACGTACCTCGATCAGAGTTTTCGTAAGAAGCAAATCGACACAATAGGTCAGGCTCGAGAAGCAACGATTGAAGCAGGAGTGCGCCGTGTTCGTCCTTGCTTAATGACGACAGCGACGACCATCCTGGCACTCATCCCGATCCTGACATCTACCGGACGAGGAGCGGACATCATGATCCCAATGGCTATCCCCAGCATCGGCGGTATGACGATTGCGATCATGACTATGTTAGTAGTCCCCGTGTTGTACTGCTGGGTGAAAGAAATCAAGTTACGATTGGGGATCCGCGATACCCTCTTTGAGCAGCAATCCTAGATTGCGACTTTCGTGCTTTATAGAGCACATCCAATATTGGATTTTACGTTCTGCCGCCCTAGTGATTATCATGTGTGGTCCCTTTGGTTGACCCGAAGGTCTCGCGACCATGTCTTCCAGTTCGTGAGCGAATTCGCCCGTTCCTGATTTTTTGTCGAGCGATTCTGACACGTTGATTCAGCTTGTTCCGATTATGCCGACTGAGTCGTCGAAATAATCCGAGTAAGCGGCTCCATACTCTTATGTACAGGCATTCCTAGAACCGATGCAATCGGTAGCCTGCCGGACCGAGACAGCCGCGATGGCTGTGATCAACACCAAGGAGACACTTCCGATGCGCAAACTTTCGATCCCACTTATTTTTTGCATACCTGCTGCTTGTGGATGCGTTACGCCACCAGAACCACAGCCGCGAGTATCATCAACGGCGCACCATATTCAACTCACATCAACAGGATATGAAACGGAGGTCTCCGTCACGCTTCCGGAAGAACCGTACTTGGAGGGCCCGTACGACGTTGATTTCTTTGTCCAGTTTGCCTTGGAGAGGAATCCTGAAATCTTGGCTGCGCAGAATGCAGTGGCCGCTCAGGTCCAAAGAATCCCTCAAGTGACGGCGTTGGATGATCCCATGCTGACTGATACATTTCAGCCCATCCCGGATAACAGTGTCCAAACAGCTGCGGGACGTGCCCCCAACACCTTGGCACTGTCTCAGAAATTGCCATGGCTGGGGAAACTTCGTGTACGAGGTGAGGTGGCTGAACAGGAATCGAAGATCGCTCTGACTCGACTGGCACAGGCAGAACTCAAAGTCATCGAAGATGTCAAGTTGAGCTACTACGAGCTTGCTTATAATCAGAACGCGATCACTATTGTCGAAAGCGATAAAAACCTACTTGAACAATTGCTGCAGTTTGCAGAAGCCCGCTACCGCACGGGTGCAACCAGCCAGCAAGACGTTCTTCGTGCTCAAGTAGAGCTGGACCGGTTGGCTGACCGTTTAATCGAGCTGAAACGGCAACAAAGATCAGCTCAAGCAGATCTCGCCAAAGTCATTCACACGTCACCAGAGGCGATGCTCCAAGCCAACACAGACATTGACGTCCCAATCGTACCCGCGCAGATCGATGCTCTTTATGAAGCGGCAGTACGTTGTCGACCAGAGTTGCAGGAAAGATTGCACGCAATCATCCGCGACGAGCGTAAGCGGGATTTGGCACACATGAATTATTATCCCGACTTCAACCTCGGGGTCGGCTGGCAAACCGTCACGGAACGCAATGCACTTTCGATGATTGCGACTGGAAACGACAACGTCTCCTTCATGGTCGGGGTCAGTCTGCCGATCTGGCGAGACAAGCTTGATGCAGGTGTTCGCGAAGCGGAACAGCGATCTCTGGAATCTGCCCGACGCTACGACGCCTCACGTGACGACACGCTCCGGATGATCCGCCGCTACATCGTTCAAGCTGAGGCATTGGAAGAACAAATCATTCTGTACAAAGAAAGTATTATTCCTAAATCAGAACAAGCTCTGCGTATTTCCACCGCCGACTATCGCGTCAATAAGGTTGACTTTCAACAGATTCTTGACAACTGGTCTGACTTATTGATGTTCCAATTACAAGTGGTTCGCATGGAAGCAAGTTTGAATCAAACATTGGCATCCTTGGAACGCGTGATCGGCTGCCAACTGGCGACACTTCCAGAAACAAATGTCGTCGAGCCTGCTCGACTCGACCCGATCGACTTGGACAACCTGCCTGAGATTGATTTGCCAGCGAACAACGATAATTAGAATGCTTACACCTTATTGGATATTGACATCACCCCGATCACGAAATCTTTGTCGATGATGACTCCATTTGATGACTCCATTTGATAAAACTGAATCATCGATAGTCAGGTGAGTACTGACCTCATGAGAAGCCATAACCGTGATCGGCGTCGGTGCGATTGGTCGTCAAGTTGCCCTCCAACTCGACTCCATCGGAGTTCGTCAAATCCAACTCATCGACTTCGATGCCGTCGAAGCGACGAACATTACGACACAAGGTTACTTTCAGGACGATCTCGGGACGACAAAAATCAAAGCCACTGCCGAGCAGATTCAGCACATCGATCCCGACATTAACACCTGTACGATCCAAGACCGCTACGGGCCGTGTGCTTTTGCGATTCTTTATCGTGCAAGTTGTTGTAGTGCTGGAGCATCTTGCTGTTACGATGGCCCAGCCACGTCATCAGAATTCGCTCCGGCAGTCCGGCATTGGCGCATACCGAGCAGAAGTAATATCGAAATGAGTGCAGTCGACCATCGACAAAACTTGGCTCAGCTGAGTCTTGGGGAATTGCTCAGCAAGAGGCGTCAGCACACCTCGAATAAGAACTCGACTGACCGTATCGGGTTTGATCTTTCCGCCGAGTGATCCATGAAAAACACGCGCCTCATTCTTTCGCTTCATTGTTGATGATAAGGGCTTCTTTCAAAATCTGCTTATCAAGTTCGGATTCAGCCAGCATCTTTTTGAGTCGACGGTTCTCAAGTTCAAGCTCCTTGAGCCTCATCGGACTTCATGCCTCCGTATTGCTTCTTCCACCGCATCCAGGTCGATTTCTAGGACTCCAATTTCTACAAGAGTTCACTCAAAGTCTTGCCAACTGTCAGCATCACTTCACCTTCTTGTCGCAGCTTCACAATCTGCTCAAGCTTACGTTATCGGTACGTAGAAGCCTCTCAATACAAGCCCCACCCAAACTTCTGAAACTGATGAATTTTCATCAGTCCACCCTCACACAAGAAATCGAGTGCTCCCGTTCTCCCCCAACTCGGCCTCGTGGTAAAACCAACTTGACAATGTTGAATAAACATGTTTGCATGCCACTGATGTCACCAATAATCGATTGCAATCGATTATTAACGTTTATGGTTTTTTGAGCATGGCGAATGTCGATTAGCGATCTGATTCAAGGACAAGAATTGCGAGCCCCACGAATTCAAATTCGTGGCGTTTTCACTTCAATTGCATGTTCCGTGTGCCTTGTGGGAGGCATTCTGTCAGGAACGAGTACTTCCGCCTCAGAGGCGGGCGACCTGTATGGTGAAAAAATTCTCGAGGATGCTCCTCTTGCATGGTGGCGAATGCAGATCGTCGAGGGCAAAGTTGTCCAGAGCGATGGGCTAAAAGGTCTCTTTCCGGCCGAGGTTGTGGGATCGGTGAAGTCAATCTCGGGGCCAGAATCATCTCGCTTCACTGAATTCGCGAAGGAGAGCCAAGCTGTCAGATTCAATGGGCGTGCAGCTTCATTGCGAGTGAACGCGGCTGCTGATCAATCAGCGTTGCAATTCTCGAATGGCGATGAGATGACTCTGGAAGCTTGGGTGCGAGTCAATGCAATACAATCAACAGTTTATATCATCGGTAAGGGGCGCACCCATACGAATGGATTTGGGGATCGCAACCAGAATTATTCGCTTCGACTGGTACAGAAAGGTGGACGCGCTCATCTCAGTTTCTTTTTCTGTGATGCTGTTGCAGATGCCGCTACTCGCGCTCAAAGGAAAGATGGTCACCGCTGGACATCAAATTCGGGTTTTCCGATAGACGGTGACTGGCATCATGTTGCAATCACGTATCGATTCGGCGAGCCGGATTCGATGACTGGTTACATTGATGGCTTTCCAGGATCGGGGAAATGGGACTTGGGCGGACCGACTTCTCATCCTCCGGTCACGGACAACGATCAGCTTTGGATCGGTTCCAGTATGGGAGGCAAGAGTGGTGTGTTTAATGGAGATATTGCAGAAGTTGCCATCTACAAATCGATCGTTCCCGCAGATCATCTCCGTGAGCGTTACATCATCAATGGTGAAAAGCTAACTGGTCGGGTGATCGGTGAGGTTGATCCTGAAAAAATCCCCTCTGACTCGGTGCAAGTCTTTTTGACGGAAGGCATTCCTGCCAGCCGCAACTGGGGGTTTGTGCTGACGACGCCTCCAAGCAAGAGTTGGACGGCAGATCGAATTGCCTTTACTGGCTTACCTCGGAAATATACAGACAAAGCTCTGATTGATGACTATTCATTGCCATTGTTGCTGACGGCAGCGACTCAAATCAATGTCTCTAGTGAGCAGGCAGGCGAACACCGCATCGTTCTTCGTGCACTGAGTGCTGCGAAGTTATTCGTCGATGGCAAGCTTGTGGGAGAGACGCCATTTCAAAGCTTGTCGCGAAGTGGCCATGGTGCGATGCATCAACTGAAGCCTCCTCAGCCAGGACTCTTATCGCTTCCGGCAGCCCATACCGAACAACATATCACTCTACCACTCTCCCCTGGGCGTCACATTGTTGTGTTGGAGTCAATCATTGGTCATCCCGGAGTCAGACTTCGAGTGGGTGAACTCAGCGTGGGGATTTCTGGTCCAGATGAGACCGCGTTTCGCATTCTCTCACCCACAAAGTCGATTCCGTTCAATGATGAAGAATGGATAACGTTTATCGAGCAGGAACGAAATCAACTCGTCGAGATGAATCAAAAAGAACGCCGCCACAAAGACCAGAAAGAACGAGAATGGTGGGAGCGACGCCATGTGCTCACTCGGCAAATCGTCGAGTCTTTGCCGACGGTTGACGTTCCAAATGTTTCCAGTCAAGTCAATGTCTCGAATGAAGATGTCTCGAATGAAATTGATCGGTTCATTCAAAAGCGTCTTGAAGAAAATGGAATCAAACCAGCACCTGTCGCGACTGACTTGCAATTTCTTCGACGACTTTCTCTTGATGTGGTCGGTGTGATCCCCACACCTGAAGAGGTTGATCGATACATGGCAGATCCCGCAGAGGAACGGCGGGAAAACTCCATCGAACGCCTGTTAAACGATCCACGTTGGGCTGATCACTGGGTTCCGTATTGGCAGGACGTGCTTGCTGAAAATGTTGGAATTGCTAAGCCAACGCTAAACAATACCGGTCCCTTCCGCTTTTTCATTCATTCTGCATTTACCGACAACAAGCCGATTGATCGCTTTGTTACCGAACTCACATTGATGGAGGGAAGCCGCTATTCGGGAGGTCCTGCCGGTTTTGGAATCGCAACGCAGAACGATGTCCCGATGGCAGCCAAAGCCCATGTCCTGGGAACTGCTTTTCTCGGGGTAGAAATGAAATGTGCTCGCTGTCATGACTCACCATTGCAGAGCGTTTCGCAAAAAGACCTGTTTAGTCTGGCAGCGATGTTAGGCAGGACGGGGCAAACTGTGCCTCTCACAAGCAGCATTCCCGGAACGCCCGAGGAAGTGAGCGAAATGCTCGTTCAAGTGACGCTTCGCCCAGGGACGAAAGTTCTCCCCGAATGGCCTTTCACTCAGATGAACAACTCAGCCATTTCCGAAATCCCAGATGATGCGATCAGGAATCCAGATGATCAGCGAGAGCAACTTGCATTGTTGATCACTTGGCCCACAAATGAACGCTTCGCTCAGGTCATTGCGAACCGTCTCTGGAAGCGTTATCTCGGTCGAGGGCTACAGGAACCGGTGCATGATTGGGAGAACTTCGCCCCATCACATCCTGAATTGCTCGATTACCTTGCGCATCAACTTGTATTGAACGACTATGACGTCAAGCATCTCGCTCGATTGATTCTCAACTCGCAAACTTATCAGCGACAAGTTTCTCCTTTGAATTCTGAAGAAACTTCAAAACCTGAACTCTTTGCGGGGAACATTGAAAGACGTCTCACCGCTGAACAAGTGGTCGACTCACTTCAGATGGCACTCGGGAAGGATCTCGACACTGAGGAATTAACGCTGGACCGTGACGGTCGTCAGCTCGTTAAAGAATTCGTTTCACTTGGGTATCCTCAACGGGCGTGGGAAATGGCGGGAACAAGTAACGACCGCGACCGACCATCGACGGTCTGGCCCAAAGCACAAAGTCTTGTCGATTTGATGATGGCTTTTGGCTGGCGTCAATCACGTCCCGACCCGGTGACTGTTCGTGAAACAACAACGACACCTCTGACACCGCTGATGCTGGCACATGGGGCAACTGCCTTGCGTGTCGTTGATTTGTCCGACTCAAGTGAAGTCACTCAACTCGCTCTGGAAGATCAACCATTGGAACATCTCGTCGAACGACTCTTCATGCGAATTTTAACTCGACCGCCGACTGCGACCGAGAAGCAACTCGTCTTTGATCTCCTGCAAGAAGGTTACAGCGAGCGAGTGGTTGCAGGTCTCGAAGTCGTGCCTGCCCCTCAAATTCCTCGTTCTCCTCGATCATGGTCAAACAATTTGAATTCTGAATCCAATGAAGTGGCAATTCGAGCTCAAGCTCAAGCTCTTAAAGGTGATCCCAAGACCAAGCGACTCGCCCCCGATTGGCGAGTTCGCTTAGAAGAAACAATCTGGTCTTTAGTGAACCTTCCCGAGTTTGCATTTGTTCCCTGATGCGGTAGAGCAGTTTGCTCTACCGTGTGCCCGTGAAGAACGCATTCTCTAGAACTGATCCTGAAACTTGAAATTGCTCTCTCAGACGTTGAGGATAGCGACCATTCCAGTAGTTTTCGGACTGATTCTAGTAAAATACTGTTCGCCACGAGGCAGATCCTGCACACCAATTCGAAAGATGCACTTGCCGTCACTAGCGACTTGGAGACCTGGCCAATTCATCTTTACTTGAAACATTAAAGTTGAGAAATTATGGAAACTCACCGCCGTCAATTCCTGAAAGGGACTGTAGCATCTGCAATGGCGTCCACGCTTGTAGGTGCTGGTGTTGGATCAAGTAAAACTTGGGCAAGTGACACTTCCCATACGCTTCAGATGCCCCCTTTGGGCAAGGCGGAACACTGCATCGTGCTTTGGTTAGGAGGGGGAGCTTCCCAGATTGATACATGGGATCCAAAGCGACAAAGCAAAGACGGGCTTAAAGATCCCGGTTCTTCATATGCCTCGATTCCGACAGCGATTCCGGGGGCAAAGGTTTGCGAACACCTTTCTCGAACCGCTCCGCTTTTGGATCGGGCTGCCCTCTTGCGAACTGTTCATCATGATGTGATCAATGAGCACTCTGCAGCAGTGAACCGAATGCACACAGGCAGGCCGATCAGCGGGACAGTTGAATATCCCGCTCTTGGTTCGGTTGTTTCACATCTGAAAGGTCCCGCCGGTGATGCTGTTCCGAAATATGTTTTAATGGGTTATCCGACCCCATCCCGGAGTCCTGGATTTCTTGGAGCTGCGGAAGGATATCTGTATCTCACTGAAACAACATCCGGTCCCAAAGGGCTCATCCGTCCCGAGCGCATCAGCCAAAAAAGTTACGACCGTCGCCGACAACTGCTTGATCGACTCAGGGCGGAAGCGACTGTGGAAAATCGTCCTAAACTTCAACAATATGACGAGCTTCTCTCGCAAGGGTTCCGACTTTCTGGTCCAGAATTCATGCAAGTCTTTGATCTGGATAACGAACCAGCTGACTTAAGAAATTCTTACGGTGATGAATTCGGTCAAAGGTGTTTACTTGCTCGACGACTAGTGGAACGTGGAGTTCGATTTGTTGAAGTCACCTCGAACCTGAATTTCGTTAACGGAACTGGTTGGGATACTCATAACGATGGGCATAAAAAACAACACCTTCTGATCCAGAGTTTAGACGCAGCTCTTTCTTCGTTGCTGCTAGACCTCGAAACTCATCACCTGCTCGACAAAACTATGGTCGTCGTCTACTCAGAGTTCGGTCGCCCCGGTCGGTATGATTCCGGTGGCGGACGAAATCATCATAGTAAGGCGTTCAGTACTGTCATTGCGGGCGGCGGGTTGAACACTGGTCAAGTCATCGGCGAAACGGACGACCTCGCAGAGAATCCTCTTTCGCGACCAATTTCCGTCCCAGATTTCTTCGCCACGATTTATCAGACCTTAGGGATTCCACAATCGACGGAACTCGATGCCAGTTCACGTCCGATTCCATTAACCGATGGCGGACGACCACTGCACGAACTATTCACTTAAATGTGAAATGAAGTTCCCCAAGGA from Thalassoglobus polymorphus includes the following:
- a CDS encoding efflux RND transporter permease subunit; its protein translation is MNTDRDNKSSTTELPPATGTQGSSSFLDGIIRFCLDNKLVVALLVMGVIGWGVLVAPFDWEVGGLPRDPVPVDAIPDIGENQQIVFTEWMGRSPQDVEDQIGYPLTVSLLGLPGVKTVRSYSMFGFSSIYIIFDEEIDFYWSRSRVLEKLNSLSSGTLPEGVQPTLGPDATALGQIYWYTLEGRDPEGNPVGGWDLHELRTVQDWYVRYSLMSAEGVSEAASVGGFVQEYQIDVDPDAMRAFRVGLDDIFNAVRMSNVDVGARTIEVNRAEYVIRGLGFIKQVSDIEKSVIKSNDNVPVYIKDVAHVSLGPALRRGMLDKGGAESVGGVVVVRYGYNPLEAIKHVKDKIAEISPGLPTKAVVNYAIVSRSEVTNFAASHDFTAYVDADLNQEAWLQWLRANERASWPDWITTSQVTLVPFYDRAGLINETLGTLNSALFEEILVTIIVVIISVVHLRSSFLISALLPLAVLMCFIAMKTFGVDANIVALSGIAIAIGTMVDMGVVLCENILSHLDEADPKADRKEVIFKATSEVAGAVLTAVSTTVVSFLPVFTMTAAEGKLFRPLAFTKTFALLASVIVALTVIPPVAHVLFAGQLSSEKLKRYLFASLIIAGFVAMIWLPWWVGTILIAISVWHLLEKQMPAGTRKYGPWLANGLAVIVVGLLLTESWLPLGPEKGMLRNLIFVGVLIGSLMLFFQLFQRVIYAPLLGWCLRHKILFLSVPTTFLLMGGSAWLGFERLFSVVPWAVSKVGGDSVAVHESRIWTAGSDLLPGLGKEFMPPLDEGSFLYMPTTMPHASIGEVSQVLQLQNKALMAIPEVESAVGKLGRVESALDPAPVSMIETIINYKSEYMTDKDGHRIDFAYDEETEDYLHDENGELIPDPAGRPYRVWREHIKTPDDIWQEIVKAAEVPGTTSAPKLQPIAARIVMLQSGMRAPMGIKIKGPDLETIEKVALDMERFLKQVPDVEASAVIADRVVGKPYIEIAIDRDASARYGIMIRKVQDVIEVAIGGRRVTTTVEGRERYPVRIRYQRELRDSPEQLGRILVDAPDGTQIPLEQLAKINFVRGPQVIKSEDTFLIAYVLFDMRPGNAEVDVVEQAQHYLQAKIDNGELSLPSGVSYTFSGNYENQIRSQKTLAIVLPVALFVIFLILYLQFKDSLTTSIVFSGIIVAWAGGFIMIWLYGQPWFLDFSIFGTNMRTLFQVQPINLSVAIWVGFLALFGIASDDGVVISTYLDQSFRKKQIDTIGQAREATIEAGVRRVRPCLMTTATTILALIPILTSTGRGADIMIPMAIPSIGGMTIAIMTMLVVPVLYCWVKEIKLRLGIRDTLFEQQS
- a CDS encoding TolC family protein → MRKLSIPLIFCIPAACGCVTPPEPQPRVSSTAHHIQLTSTGYETEVSVTLPEEPYLEGPYDVDFFVQFALERNPEILAAQNAVAAQVQRIPQVTALDDPMLTDTFQPIPDNSVQTAAGRAPNTLALSQKLPWLGKLRVRGEVAEQESKIALTRLAQAELKVIEDVKLSYYELAYNQNAITIVESDKNLLEQLLQFAEARYRTGATSQQDVLRAQVELDRLADRLIELKRQQRSAQADLAKVIHTSPEAMLQANTDIDVPIVPAQIDALYEAAVRCRPELQERLHAIIRDERKRDLAHMNYYPDFNLGVGWQTVTERNALSMIATGNDNVSFMVGVSLPIWRDKLDAGVREAEQRSLESARRYDASRDDTLRMIRRYIVQAEALEEQIILYKESIIPKSEQALRISTADYRVNKVDFQQILDNWSDLLMFQLQVVRMEASLNQTLASLERVIGCQLATLPETNVVEPARLDPIDLDNLPEIDLPANNDN
- a CDS encoding ThiF family adenylyltransferase, whose amino-acid sequence is MIGVGAIGRQVALQLDSIGVRQIQLIDFDAVEATNITTQGYFQDDLGTTKIKATAEQIQHIDPDINTCTIQDRYGPCAFAILYRASCCSAGASCCYDGPATSSEFAPAVRHWRIPSRSNIEMSAVDHRQNLAQLSLGELLSKRRQHTSNKNSTDRIGFDLSAE
- a CDS encoding DUF1553 domain-containing protein; its protein translation is MSISDLIQGQELRAPRIQIRGVFTSIACSVCLVGGILSGTSTSASEAGDLYGEKILEDAPLAWWRMQIVEGKVVQSDGLKGLFPAEVVGSVKSISGPESSRFTEFAKESQAVRFNGRAASLRVNAAADQSALQFSNGDEMTLEAWVRVNAIQSTVYIIGKGRTHTNGFGDRNQNYSLRLVQKGGRAHLSFFFCDAVADAATRAQRKDGHRWTSNSGFPIDGDWHHVAITYRFGEPDSMTGYIDGFPGSGKWDLGGPTSHPPVTDNDQLWIGSSMGGKSGVFNGDIAEVAIYKSIVPADHLRERYIINGEKLTGRVIGEVDPEKIPSDSVQVFLTEGIPASRNWGFVLTTPPSKSWTADRIAFTGLPRKYTDKALIDDYSLPLLLTAATQINVSSEQAGEHRIVLRALSAAKLFVDGKLVGETPFQSLSRSGHGAMHQLKPPQPGLLSLPAAHTEQHITLPLSPGRHIVVLESIIGHPGVRLRVGELSVGISGPDETAFRILSPTKSIPFNDEEWITFIEQERNQLVEMNQKERRHKDQKEREWWERRHVLTRQIVESLPTVDVPNVSSQVNVSNEDVSNEIDRFIQKRLEENGIKPAPVATDLQFLRRLSLDVVGVIPTPEEVDRYMADPAEERRENSIERLLNDPRWADHWVPYWQDVLAENVGIAKPTLNNTGPFRFFIHSAFTDNKPIDRFVTELTLMEGSRYSGGPAGFGIATQNDVPMAAKAHVLGTAFLGVEMKCARCHDSPLQSVSQKDLFSLAAMLGRTGQTVPLTSSIPGTPEEVSEMLVQVTLRPGTKVLPEWPFTQMNNSAISEIPDDAIRNPDDQREQLALLITWPTNERFAQVIANRLWKRYLGRGLQEPVHDWENFAPSHPELLDYLAHQLVLNDYDVKHLARLILNSQTYQRQVSPLNSEETSKPELFAGNIERRLTAEQVVDSLQMALGKDLDTEELTLDRDGRQLVKEFVSLGYPQRAWEMAGTSNDRDRPSTVWPKAQSLVDLMMAFGWRQSRPDPVTVRETTTTPLTPLMLAHGATALRVVDLSDSSEVTQLALEDQPLEHLVERLFMRILTRPPTATEKQLVFDLLQEGYSERVVAGLEVVPAPQIPRSPRSWSNNLNSESNEVAIRAQAQALKGDPKTKRLAPDWRVRLEETIWSLVNLPEFAFVP